Part of the Sulfuriflexus mobilis genome is shown below.
TCATGGCGGTCGCCACCTGCTCGATCTCGGCCTTTTGTTGCTGGATACTGCTGTCCAGTTCAACCGTGACCGCATTCATCTCGCCCGCAGCGGTGCTCAGATAGGCCGTGGAGTCGGCCACATCACTCACCAGCGCATGCACCTTTTCGGCAAACAGATTAAAACCGTGACAGAGTGCGGCCACTTCGTCCTTGCCATCAACCGCCAGACGTTTCGTCAAGTCGCCATCACCCTCGGCGATTTCCTGCATGGCGGTGGCGGCATGTTTGATGGGGCTGACAATCCCCCTGGCGATCAGACCTGAGATCAGCAGGCCGATCACGACCGCCACTACACCCAGGACCAGATTGAGGAGGGTGGCATTGTTCTGCTTCGTCGCATAGGTGCTCCTGTCCATGACGATTTCCAGTACGCCAATGGCATGACCACTAAAGTCCTCGATGGCCCTGGCATACGTTGCGACGCTCAATTCCTCGATATGACCATGGGCGAAAATATGATGACCCTTGAGGGCATCTTTCAGGTGGGCCTGAATTAATGTGGTCTTGTTCGCCAGGGTACTGGCAAAGGGTTCGAGGCCCTCACCTTTGATCACATGCAGGGCCACATCCACACCATAACGCTTTTTAAAACTGTCAAAGAAGGGCTGGCCGAAAGACATGCCAAACTCGACGGAACCGATATGCTGACCCTCGTGTTTCACCGGCACAATGCCTCGCAGGCCGAGACCGGCCACACCCTTTTCAATACCGCCCACCGCTTCGACTTTTTGATTGGTTTCCACCACGGTCTTTCTGAATGATGACAGGTCATCGCCGAACTTTTGCGGCTTGTGCACGCGCAGATAGGAGATTGCCGGCGGCTCATGGAACTGGAACTGGCGGGCACCATAGTCTTTTTTCAATGTGGCAAACCCCGGCACAAACATGGACGCCAGGGCCTCACGGTCTTTGTCGGCAAAGGCCTTTTGCACCTGTGGGATCCCCGCAACCACGGCACTCATGGCACGTGCCACGCGAGTTTCTGCACCAATCGAATTCTGGATGTTTTCAAAAATACTCTGGAGTTCGCGCTGCTCAGCCTCACTAATTATGTCGTTCATACTCTGCTGGACGACAGTCACAATCACCGCGACTGCGAGAACCAGCACGCCGGCGCTGCCCACGGCGATGCGGGTACCAATGGAAAAGTTCTGTAGAGTCTTCATAGCCGGTGCCTCGTGTCCTCATAGATAAAAAGCTGCTGATGGACAGGCTATCGACCTGGTGGCAGATATATTTAACACAAAAATAGTGCCGTATTTTCCGCGCAAGTGGGACAGGGACCAGGACGGTCTTTCAGGAACGGTCGATCTCGGCGAGGATGGCACTCAGGCGTTCGAGGCGTTCAAGCGGGTCATCGAGTTGCAGGAAATACTGCTTTTGTACCAGGGAAATTGGCAGTAGTTCGGCCAGGCGGTAACTGACCCAGCCAGCCTGATCGTAATATTTCGGCAAGGTGGTATACGGGTGCCCCAACTCCTGCAACATATCCCTGACCATATTCGCCAGCATTTCAAAACGCGAGGGAAGTTCAACCACGGGCTCATTTTCAAAAAGCTCCACCCGCGCGGTGGTGAGTTGGTTCTTGCCCACTTCATGGTCGAGAATCCGGAAACGTTGCTGGCCACGCACGGTAACACCGAGCAGGCCATCCGGTAACTGTTGCCAGTAACTAATGGTGGCGAGTGTACCCTGTTCAAAACTCTCCGCGGCCTTGCCGGTCTCCTTGCCTTCACTAATCAGGCAGACACCGAAACCACTGTCGGTCTTCAGACAGTCACCCACCATATCAAGATAACGCGGTTCAAAGACGCGCAGCGGCAGGGCACCACCCGGGAATAACACCGTGTGCAAGGGGAAGAGCGGGATCTCCAATGTTTGTCCGGTTGCTGTCATCGGTGTCTCCCTGTCACGTCTGGCTCAAGGCGCATTATCTGAACCCCAGCTGGGCAAGAGGTCATGACCGATACCCAGCTGGTCGAGGATGCGTGCGACGATAAAATCGACCATGTCATCGATCGTCTGCGGCCCCTGGTAAAAACCCGGGTTGGCCGGCAACATGACCACACCCAAACGGGCCAATTTAAGCATATTCTCCAAGTGAATGGCCGACAAGGGGGTCTCGCGCACGACCATGATCAGGGGCAGGCCTTCCTTAATGGCAACATCGGCAGCCCGTTCAATCAGGTTATTGCTCGAGCCACAGGCCACTGCCGACAGCGTACCAGTTGTACAGGGACAGATCACAGTGGCATCGGCCGCGCCGCTGCCACTGGCGACCGGTGCCGTCCATTGATCCTTAGCGAAGACCTG
Proteins encoded:
- a CDS encoding methyl-accepting chemotaxis protein, coding for MKTLQNFSIGTRIAVGSAGVLVLAVAVIVTVVQQSMNDIISEAEQRELQSIFENIQNSIGAETRVARAMSAVVAGIPQVQKAFADKDREALASMFVPGFATLKKDYGARQFQFHEPPAISYLRVHKPQKFGDDLSSFRKTVVETNQKVEAVGGIEKGVAGLGLRGIVPVKHEGQHIGSVEFGMSFGQPFFDSFKKRYGVDVALHVIKGEGLEPFASTLANKTTLIQAHLKDALKGHHIFAHGHIEELSVATYARAIEDFSGHAIGVLEIVMDRSTYATKQNNATLLNLVLGVVAVVIGLLISGLIARGIVSPIKHAATAMQEIAEGDGDLTKRLAVDGKDEVAALCHGFNLFAEKVHALVSDVADSTAYLSTAAGEMNAVTVELDSSIQQQKAEIEQVATAMNEMTATVQEVARSASDAAGSAATANEQSMDGQNVVEQNISAIRTLASEVDNAAEVINTVESDSERIGTVLDVIRGIAEQTNLLALNAAIEAARAGEQGRGFAVVADEVRTLASRTQASTEEIQEMIESLQKGSRNAVTVMQHGREQAEVSVGHASHAGESLTTITQAISSINDMNTQIASAAEEQSAVAEEINRNIVNISDMATIISNGSQQTSATGTELDLQAGKLQAIVARFRI
- a CDS encoding LON peptidase substrate-binding domain-containing protein; amino-acid sequence: MTATGQTLEIPLFPLHTVLFPGGALPLRVFEPRYLDMVGDCLKTDSGFGVCLISEGKETGKAAESFEQGTLATISYWQQLPDGLLGVTVRGQQRFRILDHEVGKNQLTTARVELFENEPVVELPSRFEMLANMVRDMLQELGHPYTTLPKYYDQAGWVSYRLAELLPISLVQKQYFLQLDDPLERLERLSAILAEIDRS
- a CDS encoding flavin prenyltransferase UbiX translates to MEPSDKTIALAMTGASGAPYGLRLLECLIAAGAQVYLMVSPPGQVVLSMETVLDVPGRPTEMQAYFTARYGAAAGQLQVFAKDQWTAPVASGSGAADATVICPCTTGTLSAVACGSSNNLIERAADVAIKEGLPLIMVVRETPLSAIHLENMLKLARLGVVMLPANPGFYQGPQTIDDMVDFIVARILDQLGIGHDLLPSWGSDNAP